A segment of the Streptomyces sp. P9-A2 genome:
TGGGAGCGGCTGAGATCCTTCCATGACCGGGCCGCCGGGTCGTACTCGCGCAGCCAGGTCTGCGCCTTGTCGAGGGTGGTGCCGGTGCCGCGCTTCTTCGGTCGCTGCCAGGGCGGTTGCCGGGTGACCTCGAGCCGGCGTCCGGCGACGGTGAGGTCGAGGGTGACCTCGGTGCGGACGGCGGGGGCGGCGTGGTCGCTGCGCAGCGTCATGCCCTGCCCGCTCTGCCGGGCGCCGGGGACGGATCCGTACAGGGCGTAGCAGACGGCGTCGAGTATCGAGGTCTTGCCGGCGCCGGTGGGGCCGTGCAGCAGGAAGAGGCCCGCGGCGGACAGTGCGTCGAAGTCGACGGTGAGCGAGCCGCCGAAGGGGCCGAAGGCGGTGAGGTCGAGCCGGTGCAGTCTCACCGCGCCACCTCCCGTACGGCCTCGTCGGCGCGGACCGCGTCGATGGCGTCCCGCAGGACGGCCCGCTCCCGTTCGTCGGGGCCGGCACCGCGCACATGGGCCACGAAGTCCTCCGCGATCTGCTGGTTGTCGCGGCCGGCGAGGCGGTGGGCGTAGGACACCGCGGGGTCGCCGGGCGCGCGTTCGGGTTCGAAGACGAGGCTGAGGGTGTGCGGGAAGCGTTCGGTGAGCCGGGCCATGGGGTCGGCCGGGCGGACCGGGTCGGTGAGGGTGGCCTCGACCCACGCCTCGCGGTGCGGCTCGAGCCCGGGGTCGGCGAGCAGCTCCTCCAGGGGGCCGCGGATCCGGGCGAGGGCGCGCGGCACCGGGCAGTCGATCCGCTCGGCGGTGACGTCGCCGTCGGCGGCCAGGTCAACGAGCCACATGCTCTTGCGGTGGTCCGCCTCGGAGAAGGAGTACGGGAGGGGGGAGCCGGAGTAGCGCACGCGCTCGGTGAGGGTCTGACAGCCGTGCAGATGCCCGAGCGCCACGTAGTCGATGCCGTCGAACACTGTGGCGGGTACGGCGGCGACCCCGCCGACGGTGATGTCCCGCTCGCTGTCGCTCGGTGCGCCGCCGGTGACGAAGGCGTGCGCGAGAACGACCGAGCGGGTACCGCGCGGGCGGGCGGCGAGGTCGGCGCGGACCCGGTCCATGGCGGCGGCGAGCACTGCCTCGTGGCCGGCCTTCTCCACCCCGAACTCGTCCTTGACCAGGGCCGGTTCCAGATAGGGCAGTCCGTAGAAGGCGACGTCCCCGTGGCTGTCGGACAGCATCACGGGGGTGCCGCTCGCCGAGGGGTCGGTCCGCAGATGGATGCCCGCGCGCCCGATGAGTCCGGCGCCGACGCCGAGACGGCGGGCCGAGTCGTGGTTGCCGGAGATCATCACCGTCGGCACGCCCAGGCCGGCGAGGCGGTGCAGGGCGTCGTCGAACAGCTCCACCGCGGCGAGTGGCGGCACGGCACGGTCGTACACGTCTCCCGACACGACCACCGCGTCGACGGCGTGCTCGCGCACGGTCGCCACGAGGTGGCCGATGAAATCGGCCTGGGCACCGAGCATGCCGACCCGGTGGAACGCCCGGCCCAGGTGCCAGTCGGAAGTGTGCAGCAGTCTCATGACCCCCGAGAGTAACGGCCGGGTCCGACAGCGCGGCTAAAAACTCCTGTATCACCCCGTCACAACCGAAGCCCCTTATGACCGTTATGCACCAGAAGCGAACGGTGTGACGTCGTGAGCCGATGGGGCGTGCGGTCGCGGTCACACGTCGCCGTATGTCTCGCCGCCCGGTTCGAAGCGGGCGGTACCGGCGGTCGCGTCCGCGAGCCAGGACCGGAAGCGGTCCACGTCGGTGTCCGGGAGGGCGATCTCGATCGTGACCTCTTCGCCGTAGCGCACGTCCCGCACCTCGCGCCCCGTCGAGCGCAGGTCGTTCTGGACCTTGCCGGCCCGCTGGTGGTCGACGGTCACCGTGGCCAGCCGGAACCGGCGCCGGGTGAGCGTGCCGACGCTGTCCAGCGCCTCGCCGACGGTCCCGCCGTACGCGCGGATGAGCCCGCCCGCGCCGAGTTTGATGCCGCCGTAGTAGCGGGTGACGACGGCGACGACGTAGCGCATGTCGCGGCGCAGCAGCATCTGCAGCATGGGGACGCCCGCGGTGCCCCCGGGTTCGCCGTCGTCGCTGGCCTTCTGGACGGAGGCGTCCGCGCCGATGACGTACGCCCAGCAGTTGTGGGTGGCGTCGGCGTGCTCCTTGCGGACGGCGGCGACGAACTCCCGCGCCTCCTGCTCGGTGGCCGCCGGGGCGAGCGCGCACCGGAAGCGGGAGCGGTTGATCTCGGTCTCGTGCACACCCGCGCGGGCGACGGTGCGGTACTCGTCCTGCATCCGGCCAGCCTATGCGCAGCCGTCCGGGCGGGCCGCCCCGGCCGGGAGGGTGCGGAAGGCGCCTACCGCGCGGGGCCCCGGGGCACGGTCATCGCGGTCAGCAGGGCGGTGCCGGGGGCGAGGTCCGGCCAGGCGGCGCCGCGCCAGGACAGCACGGCGACCGCCGAGGTCGGGAACTTCACGCGGACCCGGTCAAGGGTGCCGTCCGCGCCGTCGCCGGCCAGGGCCAGGACGAGGTCGGCCAGGCCCGGGTTGTGGCCGACCAGCAGCAGGGTGCCGACGTCGGCGGGCGCCTCGCGCACCACGGCCAGCAGTCCGGGGACCCCGGCGGCGTACAGCCGGGACTCGTACCGGACCGGCGGGGGCGTGTTCCACTCCGCCGCCGCCAGTTCCCAGGTCTGGTGGGCGCGTACGGCGGTGGAGCACAGGACGAGGTCGGGCGTGCCGACGGTGCCGGCGATCGCGCGTCCGGCGGCGGGCGCGTCGCGCTCGCCACGCGCGGCGAGCGGACGGTCCCGGTCGGGCACGCCCTCGGGCCAGGCCGACTTGGCGTGCCGCAGCACCACCAGCCGGCGCGAGGGAGCGGCCCCGCCCGGCCGGGTGAACCCAGGGCGTCCCACGGGCCCGGGTTCGCCGGGGAGCCCGGTCATGTCAGGGACCCCAGGTCCCGGGTGAGGTCGAGGCCGAGCAGCCGGTCGGCGTAGGCGTACGTCTCGAAACGGGCGCCGTCCGGCACCTCCGGATCCTGCTCCACCGCGCGGAGCACGCGGAGCATCCCGGCCGCGTCCAGGTCGTCCTCCCAGGCGGTGCGCAGGTCCACGCGCACCGTGTCGGGTACGGGCCGCGAGGGCCGGTGCGCCCAGGCGGCGACCGCGCCGCGCCAGCGCCCGAGGGTGTCCGCGGCCTCGTCCAGGGCGGCCGGGTCGAGCCTCAGCGGGCTGCTCCTGGGATGCGTGAGCAGGGCGAGCCGCAGGACGGCCGGCTCGGTGGGGCGGTTCGGGGCGACGGGGCCGGTGGCACCGGTGCCGTCCGGTGCGTCACCCAGCCCTTCCTGGTGGACGGGTGCGACGGCGACACGGACTCCGTCGGGTGTCGCGCCGCCCTCGCTCACCACGTGCAGGACCTGGGCCTCCCCCAGCCCTGCGCCGGCGGCATCCCGGCCGTTCTCGAAGGGCCGTACGCCGAGGGCGGCGCCCGCCGCGCGCAGTTCGGGCAGATCCCGTTCTCCGTCGAGCAGCGCCCACACCGGGGTGCCGCCGAGTTCCAGGGCGCGCACGAGCAGGTCGGCGACGAGCAGCACGCGCAGGTTCGTCGGATCGAACCCGCGCGTGTGGGCCTCGACGCGGGTGAGGCCCCGCCGGGCGGGGGTGGCGTCCACGAGTTCGCCGGTCCGGGCGTCGGTGATGCGCAGCACGAGGCGAGCGTAAGCGCACAAGCGGGCCCGCGCAGTCATCTCGCACGCTTTTCGGGAACACCGTGGCATTGGGCGTACCCGCGGCGCCGGGAATCACCCCGCGCTCCGGTTCGTTGCCCGCAGGACAGCTCCCTCACGACTACGACGCTCCAGGAGGCCCCGGTGTACGGCGACGAGGCAACGGTCCGCAAGATCCTCACCGGGCTCGACGACACCTGGGCCGTGGTGGGCCTGTCGTCGAACCGGCAGCGCGCGGCGTACGGCGTCGCCCAGGTACTGCAGCGTTTCGGCAAGCGAGTGGTGCCGGTGCATCCGAAGGCCGAGACGGTGCACGGCGAGCAGGGGTACGCCTCGCTCGCGGACATCCCCTTCGAGGTGGACGTCGTCGACGTGTTCGTGAACAGCGAACTGGCCGGAGCGGTCGCGGACGAGGCCGTCGCCAAGGGCGCGAAGGCGGTGTGGTTCCAGCTCGACGTCGTCGATGAGGCGGCCTACGAGCGGACCCGTGCGGCGGGCCTGGACATGGTGATGGATCGCTGCCCGGCGATCGAGATACCGCGCCTGGGTTAGGGTCAATGCCACTGACTTAACGGCGCGCGCGAGCCTTTGACCTGTGGCGATGTCCTCACTGGCGAGCTCTGGAAGGCTGCAAAGTCACCGGCATTGAGGTTAGGGCCGGCCGGGGGCCGTGTCGGTGACAGGCTTCAGGGCCGGGGTCCCGCGAGACCTGGGGCGCCCCACACCGGGAACCGGCGGGCCAGATCGGCCTCGATGCGCAGGTCGTCCTCGAGGAGCGCCCTGCTCTGAAGTTCCAACGCGTTGTCGCGCCGCTCCGTTCCATCGGGGAGCGGCGCGAAGGGGCAGAAGCTGCCGCGCTTGCGGAGAACCATCAGCCCTCCATGCCCGGCGCACCCCACACGGGGAACCAGCGCGACAGATCTTCCTCGATCCGAAGATCGTTCTTAAGCAGGGCAGCGACCTGTAGTTCAAGGGCGTTGTCTCGTTTCTCCTGACCGGGGCGTATACACACTGGATAAAAGGTGCCGCGCTTGTAGAGGTAAACCAGTGCCAGGGCCCGGTGGTCCGCTGTGGCCCGGAACCCGACCAGGGAGCAGAGGAGTTGCGGGCCGAAGCCCGCGTCCTGGAGGAGCGTGTTGACGGCATGCAGATCGTTGACCAGTGAGGCGGTGTCGTCGGCCGTGTGATGGACGAGGAGCCACGTGTACCCGTACGCGTCCTTGGTGTACTCGACGGGTGTGCCGCCCCGGCCGGTGTCGGCGTCGAGCAGTTCCCGTACCTCCTGCTGGAGCCGGTCGAACGCGCCGCCCTCCACGCTCGCGAAGCAGACCGATCCGGTCCCGGTCGGAGTGAACCCCGCCCCCGCCTGCACGGTGATCGCGGCCGAGGGCAGACTGAAGAGCTGGTCGAGGTCCGGGCGAACCGGCTTGCTGCGGCCGAGGATGGTGTCCAGGAGCCCCACGGCGCGGCACCTCCATGGATCGTCAGGCCCGGCCGAGCTGGGCCGAGATCCGGCCGAGCTGGTCGAGGCGCTGTTCGAGGGTGGGGTGGGAGGAGAGCAGCCGGCTCAGGCTCTCCCCGGAGGAGAAGGCCGGTGCGAACCAGAAGGCGTTGAACGGCTCTGCCCGGCGAAGATCCTTCGTCGGGATCCTCGCCATCTCGCCGGTCACCTTGGTGAGCGCGGACGCGAGTGCGGACGGACGGCCGGTGAGCAACGCCGCGGAACGGTCGGCGGACAGTTCGCGGTAGCGGGACAGCAGCCGGGTCAGCAGGAAGCTGATCACGTACACGACGGCACTGACCAGCGGAATCAGGAGTGCCACGACGGCGGTGGTGCTGTCGCGGCTGGTGCGGCCGAGCCCGGTGTAGAACGCGACGCGGGTCATGACACCGGCCAGCACACCCAGGAACGACGCGATGGTCATCACGGCGACGTCCCGATGGGCGACGTGCGACAGCTCATGGGCGAGGACGCCCTCCAGCTCCTCCGGTTCCAGGCGCCGGAGCAGACCCGTGGTGACGCATACAAGGGCCGTCCTCTCGTTGCGGCCGGTGGCGAAGGCGTTCGGCAGGTCACTGTCGGCGATCGCCACCCGCGGCTTGGGAATATCGGCGAGGGCACAGACGCGGTCCACGGTGCCGTGCAGCCCGGGAGCCTGCTCGGGGGTGACCTCGCGCGCCCCCATACTGAAGGCCGCGATCCGGTCACTGAACCAGAACTGCGCGATGAACAGGACGCCCGCGATCAGCAGGATGACGGGCCACGCGTTCTTCAGGAGGGCCAGCAGAACGCCGACGAAGACCACATAGAGCAGCCCGATCAAGAACATCGTCGTCACCATGCGGGTGGTGAGTCCTCGGTCCGGGGCGTACCGCGACTGCGACCGGGTCTTGGGCATCCGGATCACCTCCAGCGGACATGCACTGCCTCACTGCACATCCCTCTCCTGCAAGTGTGCTCCTTCCGAGCACGACTGGGACGGGCCCGGCCCAGGTCCGGCCGCCGGACGACCGCCGAACGACCGCCTGCCGGGCGACGACACGTACCGGCAGCGATGAGACGACAGGTACCGGGAGCGATGAGCGGCCCCCGAGGCGCTCATCGCTCCCGGGAGGCCAAGTGCCGCAGCCGACTGCTGCCGGTCCGAGGCATGCGTTGTGCCGGTCCCGCGGGGCGTGCCGGCCCTGCCGAGGAGGCCGTGTGGCGCTGCGGTGCCAGAAGGGCCGCCGTGCCGCCATACTGACCGGATGAAGCCGCCCTCTCCGCACTCCGACTCCGTTGCTCCGCAACGGTTTCCGGTCGTCGTCGTGGGTGCGGGTCCCGCCGGGCTCACGGTCGGCAGCATCCTGCGGGCGGCCGGTGTGGAGTGCCTGGTCCTGGAGACCGGGTCGCGGGAGTTCATCGAGAGGCGGCCCCGGGCCGGAGTGATCGAGGAATGGGCGGTGCGCGGCCTGGAGCGGCGCGGCCTGGCCCGGAATCTGCTGGACCGGGCCGAGTTGCACACCGCGTGCGAGTTCCGCTTCGCCGGGGAGCGGCACCGTTTCCCCTACCATGAACTGACGGGCAGTCATCATTGGGTCTACCCACAGCCGTTGCTGGTCACGGATCTGGTGCACGAGTACGCGGACGTACGGGGCGGGCAGATCCGGTTCGGGGTGCGGGACGTGCGCCTGCACGACGTGGACGGCGAGCGGCCGTCGGTGTCGTACACCTGCCCGGAGACCGGCGGGCGGCAGGTCGTGGAGTGCTCCTTCGTGGCCGGCTGCGACGGGGCCCGCGGGGTGACGCGATCCGCGCTGCCGCCGGAGCGGGCACGCGTGGCACGGCACGACTACGGCATCGGCTGGCTGGCGCTGCTCGCCGAGGCTCCGCCGGCCGGCGACAGCGTGTTGTTCGGCTGCCACCCGGACGGTTTCGCCGGTCAGATGCCGCGCAGCCCCGAGGTGACCCGCTACTACCTCCAGTGCTTACCCGGCGAAGACCCCGCCGACTGGCCGCACGAGCGCGTCTGGACGGAACTCCGGCAACGGCTCGGCGCGGCGGGGGCGCCCCCGCCGGTCGAGGGTCCGCTGATCGAGAAGCGTGTGCTGGACATGCACGACTACGTCACCGAGCCGATGGCGTTCGGGCGCCTCTTCCTGGCCGGGGACGCGGCACACCTGGTCGCGCCGATCGCCGCCAAGGGCATGAACCTCGCCCTGTACGACGCCTTCCTGCTCGGCGACGCGCTGACCGCGCATCTCACCAGCGGCAACGACAGCGGGCTGGCCTGCTACTCGCAGACCTGCCTGCGGCGTGTGTGGGACTACCAGGAGTTCTCGCAGTGGCTCTCCGAGCTCTACCACGGCACCGCGGCGGGCGAACCCTTCCGCGCGGGCACCACGCTCGCCCGGCTGCGGCGTCTGTTCACGTCCCGCGCCGCGGCTGTCGCCTTCGCCGAGCAGTACCTGGGCACGGCCGAGGAGTACTGAGAGGAGTACTGAGACGTGCGGACGCGGCACCGACCGGGTCACGGCACATTCGATTCCCGTTCCCGGCGGCGTGCGGCCCCCGTCCCCGGCGGCGTGCGGCTCAGGCCACTCCCAGTCCCTCCAGCACGACCGCGCCGGGCAGTTCGGCGAAGGCCTTGCCCGGCACCAGGAGTTTTCCCCGCCGGCGGCCGCTGCCGACGAGCACGTACGGCAGGTCGACGACGGCCGCGTCCACGAGCACCGGCCAGTCGGCGGGCAGTCCGATCGGGGTGATGCCGCCGTACTCCATGCCGGTCTCCCCCGTCGCCGTGTCCATCGGGGCGAACGACGCCTTGCGGGCGCCGAGCCGGCGGCGCACGAGGCCGTTGACGTCGGCCCGGGTGGTGGACAGGACGACACAGGCGGCGAGGGTGCTCCCGCCGCCCCGCTTGCCCGCCACGACCACGCAGTTCGCCGAGCGCTCGAGGAGGTCCCGGCCGTAGTGCTCGACGAAGACTGCGGTGTCGGCCCAGCGCGGGTCCGTGTCGACGTAGAGGATCTGCTCGGCGGGGACGCTGCCGCTCCAGGCGCGGACGGTCGCGGCGACCGGCGCGGTGAGTTCGTCGAGGCAGTCGGGGGCGGGAGTGGCGTGGTCGAAAGTGCCGATGGGTGCGCGCATGGCGGCAAGGTAACAGCCGGGCGGCGGCTGCCGACGGGGTGTCTCAGCGCACGGGCAGGACCAGAACCTTCATGATCATCTATTTCGGTCCGCCGCTCTCGCCCGCACGGGCCGCCGGTCCCGCGTCTCCCGCGGTCGGGGGCCCCGGCGCCCGCGAGCAGCCGGTGCCGGCTGTCGGCCCGCGGCGCGCCGAAGAAGGGCGTACGGCCCGGTGGGCGAGGATGATACGGGCCTTCGGTCCCTGCTCGTGGTCGAGCAGGGTTTCGACCGCGGTGCGGTGTGCACCCGATCGTTCACCGAACCGTACTGCGGGGCCGGGTCTCAGCTCCCGGGCTCCAGCTCGACCAGCCGATTCGCGCCCTCCCCGGCCGGCCGGTGCGGGTCTTCCCCGGCCGGCCGGTGCGGGTCTTCCCCGGCCGGCCGGTGCGGGTCTTCCCCGGCCGGCTCAGCGAGCCGGGCCACGGCCTCCTCGTCCAGCGCCGACAGCGCCCGCAGCTGCTCCGGTGTGACGCCCTCGGGGATCGGCACCGGCGCCGGCGTGCGCAGCGGCGGCTGCCATCCCCCGTCGGGGGTCCAGCGGCGTACGACCCGGGCCGGGGCTCCCGCGACCACGGCGTGGTCGGGAACCGCGCCCCGCACCACCGCGCCCGCGGCCACCACCACGTTCCGCCCGATCCGCGCGCCCGGGAGGATCACCGCCCCGGTGCCGATCCAGCAGCCGGGACCGATCTCCACCGGGTCCATTCGCGGCCACTGCTTGCCGATGGGCTCGTGCGGATCGTCGTAGGAGTGATTGGTGGAGGTGATGTAGACGTACGGCCCGAAGTAGCAGTCACTGCCGATCGTGACGGTGGTGTCGGCGATGACATGGCTGCCCCGGCCCAGGACGACGCCGTCGCCGAGGCGGAGGATCGGGTCGGGGCCCAGCTCGAGGCCGGGCATCAGACCGGCGGTCAGGGTGACCTGTTCGCCGATGATGCAGTGGGCGCCGAGGTGGATCCAGGGTTCGCCGAAGACGGTGCCGAGCGGGAAGGCCAGCCGGGTGCCCGTACCCATCGAGCCGAAGCGGAGGCGGCCGGGGCGCTCGGCGGTCACCGAGCCCGTGCGCTGCGCCCAGGCCCAGCCCGCGTGGACCGCGCGCTGCGCGAGGCGGCGCGGCCAGGACGAGAACGTGTTCCTGCTTTTCGGCACCCGCTCACCGTAGTCGCCGGGCGTGACGCCCATGCGTCGTGCGCCCTGTGATCTTCACCCCACCGCTCTGGCGTACGGTGCCTGTCATCACCCGACCAGGAGGCGACGATGACGCACAAGGCGCTGATCACCGGCATCGGCGGCAGGCAACCGCAGGTGGACCCGACCGCCTTCGTGGCACCCACGGCCACGGTGATCGGGGACGTGACACTGGGGGCGGGCGCGAGCGTCTGGTACGGCGCGGTCCTGCGCGGCGACGTGGAGGCGATCTCGGTCGGCGCGAGCAGCAACGTCCAGGACAACTGCACCCTGCACGCCGACCCCGGCTTCCCCGTCACGGTCGGCGAACGGGTCTCCGTCGGGCACAACGCCGTGGTGCACGGGGCGACGGTCGGGGACGACTGTCTGATCGGCATGGGTGCCACGGTGCTCAACGGCGCGGTGATCGGTGCCGGTTCCCTGGTGGCCGCGCAGGCACTGGTGCCGCAGGGCATGGAGGTGCCGCCGGGCTCGCTGGTCGCGGGGGTCCCGGCGAAGGTCCGGCGGGAGCTGACCGAGGAGGAGCGCACGGGGCTGACGCTCAACGGGACGATGTACGCGGAGCTGGCGAAGGCGCACCGCGATGTGCACGGTGCGCCTTAGGACCTCCGCGATGTGCACGGTGCGCCTTAGGACCTCCGCGATGTGCACGGTGCGCCTTAGGACCTGCCCGGAACAGTGGTGGGTGGGCCGGGGTGCTCAGGCGTTCCAGCTCCACTCGGCGACCTCGGGCAGGTCGGTGCCGTGGGCTCGGATCCAGTCGTGGTGCCGGGTGCGGACGTCGGCCATCCG
Coding sequences within it:
- the pspAB gene encoding PspA-associated protein PspAB, translated to MVLRKRGSFCPFAPLPDGTERRDNALELQSRALLEDDLRIEADLARRFPVWGAPGLAGPRP
- a CDS encoding CoA-binding protein → MYGDEATVRKILTGLDDTWAVVGLSSNRQRAAYGVAQVLQRFGKRVVPVHPKAETVHGEQGYASLADIPFEVDVVDVFVNSELAGAVADEAVAKGAKAVWFQLDVVDEAAYERTRAAGLDMVMDRCPAIEIPRLG
- a CDS encoding YbaK/EbsC family protein produces the protein MRAPIGTFDHATPAPDCLDELTAPVAATVRAWSGSVPAEQILYVDTDPRWADTAVFVEHYGRDLLERSANCVVVAGKRGGGSTLAACVVLSTTRADVNGLVRRRLGARKASFAPMDTATGETGMEYGGITPIGLPADWPVLVDAAVVDLPYVLVGSGRRRGKLLVPGKAFAELPGAVVLEGLGVA
- a CDS encoding acyltransferase, which gives rise to MPKSRNTFSSWPRRLAQRAVHAGWAWAQRTGSVTAERPGRLRFGSMGTGTRLAFPLGTVFGEPWIHLGAHCIIGEQVTLTAGLMPGLELGPDPILRLGDGVVLGRGSHVIADTTVTIGSDCYFGPYVYITSTNHSYDDPHEPIGKQWPRMDPVEIGPGCWIGTGAVILPGARIGRNVVVAAGAVVRGAVPDHAVVAGAPARVVRRWTPDGGWQPPLRTPAPVPIPEGVTPEQLRALSALDEEAVARLAEPAGEDPHRPAGEDPHRPAGEDPHRPAGEGANRLVELEPGS
- a CDS encoding exonuclease SbcCD subunit D gives rise to the protein MRLLHTSDWHLGRAFHRVGMLGAQADFIGHLVATVREHAVDAVVVSGDVYDRAVPPLAAVELFDDALHRLAGLGVPTVMISGNHDSARRLGVGAGLIGRAGIHLRTDPSASGTPVMLSDSHGDVAFYGLPYLEPALVKDEFGVEKAGHEAVLAAAMDRVRADLAARPRGTRSVVLAHAFVTGGAPSDSERDITVGGVAAVPATVFDGIDYVALGHLHGCQTLTERVRYSGSPLPYSFSEADHRKSMWLVDLAADGDVTAERIDCPVPRALARIRGPLEELLADPGLEPHREAWVEATLTDPVRPADPMARLTERFPHTLSLVFEPERAPGDPAVSYAHRLAGRDNQQIAEDFVAHVRGAGPDERERAVLRDAIDAVRADEAVREVAR
- the pspAB gene encoding PspA-associated protein PspAB, which codes for MGLLDTILGRSKPVRPDLDQLFSLPSAAITVQAGAGFTPTGTGSVCFASVEGGAFDRLQQEVRELLDADTGRGGTPVEYTKDAYGYTWLLVHHTADDTASLVNDLHAVNTLLQDAGFGPQLLCSLVGFRATADHRALALVYLYKRGTFYPVCIRPGQEKRDNALELQVAALLKNDLRIEEDLSRWFPVWGAPGMEG
- a CDS encoding YigZ family protein, producing MQDEYRTVARAGVHETEINRSRFRCALAPAATEQEAREFVAAVRKEHADATHNCWAYVIGADASVQKASDDGEPGGTAGVPMLQMLLRRDMRYVVAVVTRYYGGIKLGAGGLIRAYGGTVGEALDSVGTLTRRRFRLATVTVDHQRAGKVQNDLRSTGREVRDVRYGEEVTIEIALPDTDVDRFRSWLADATAGTARFEPGGETYGDV
- a CDS encoding 4-hydroxybenzoate 3-monooxygenase produces the protein MKPPSPHSDSVAPQRFPVVVVGAGPAGLTVGSILRAAGVECLVLETGSREFIERRPRAGVIEEWAVRGLERRGLARNLLDRAELHTACEFRFAGERHRFPYHELTGSHHWVYPQPLLVTDLVHEYADVRGGQIRFGVRDVRLHDVDGERPSVSYTCPETGGRQVVECSFVAGCDGARGVTRSALPPERARVARHDYGIGWLALLAEAPPAGDSVLFGCHPDGFAGQMPRSPEVTRYYLQCLPGEDPADWPHERVWTELRQRLGAAGAPPPVEGPLIEKRVLDMHDYVTEPMAFGRLFLAGDAAHLVAPIAAKGMNLALYDAFLLGDALTAHLTSGNDSGLACYSQTCLRRVWDYQEFSQWLSELYHGTAAGEPFRAGTTLARLRRLFTSRAAAVAFAEQYLGTAEEY
- the htpX gene encoding zinc metalloprotease HtpX, producing the protein MPKTRSQSRYAPDRGLTTRMVTTMFLIGLLYVVFVGVLLALLKNAWPVILLIAGVLFIAQFWFSDRIAAFSMGAREVTPEQAPGLHGTVDRVCALADIPKPRVAIADSDLPNAFATGRNERTALVCVTTGLLRRLEPEELEGVLAHELSHVAHRDVAVMTIASFLGVLAGVMTRVAFYTGLGRTSRDSTTAVVALLIPLVSAVVYVISFLLTRLLSRYRELSADRSAALLTGRPSALASALTKVTGEMARIPTKDLRRAEPFNAFWFAPAFSSGESLSRLLSSHPTLEQRLDQLGRISAQLGRA
- a CDS encoding SixA phosphatase family protein; translation: MGRPGFTRPGGAAPSRRLVVLRHAKSAWPEGVPDRDRPLAARGERDAPAAGRAIAGTVGTPDLVLCSTAVRAHQTWELAAAEWNTPPPVRYESRLYAAGVPGLLAVVREAPADVGTLLLVGHNPGLADLVLALAGDGADGTLDRVRVKFPTSAVAVLSWRGAAWPDLAPGTALLTAMTVPRGPAR
- a CDS encoding gamma carbonic anhydrase family protein gives rise to the protein MTHKALITGIGGRQPQVDPTAFVAPTATVIGDVTLGAGASVWYGAVLRGDVEAISVGASSNVQDNCTLHADPGFPVTVGERVSVGHNAVVHGATVGDDCLIGMGATVLNGAVIGAGSLVAAQALVPQGMEVPPGSLVAGVPAKVRRELTEEERTGLTLNGTMYAELAKAHRDVHGAP